A stretch of the Desulforamulus ferrireducens genome encodes the following:
- a CDS encoding diguanylate cyclase, with product MLPSILVLVVFVFIFIIIYHDIYLKTLLIIPVALASFFRNKTFGLIVSLGCGVLLIVTDLYLYGSDYNKYIESDIIFTGVMFIFAWLTGGIASIEKTTRNVLLDMANRDGLSGVYNHRYFQVYLKTSLEEAKKNNGSLSLIIFDLDYFKYYNDTFGHIAGDQILKDVGQVLSEEIASPAIAARYGGDEFCILLPGYNTAAVYSTAKKLKSKIESFALNNAKELPTGKMTVSIGVANYPEHTKSGEDLLELADHALYKAKKTSKNKIELYFNVLDSLKTTCTQSETELLSSIKTLLSIINAKDRYTYGHSERVLEYATLLAKNCSLSEEEVRFIQYGAYLHDIGKIEVDIDILNSTNKLTESEWDILKQHPYWGSEIIRPIKSLDKVAPFILHHHENYDGTGYPLGISGEAIPLGARIIRIADSFDAMVTDRPYKKGMSPQEACNELMALAGTHYDPELCTVFVKQIESQAANTL from the coding sequence ATGCTACCAAGTATTTTAGTATTAGTAGTTTTTGTTTTTATCTTTATCATAATCTATCACGATATTTACTTAAAGACCTTGCTGATTATCCCAGTGGCTTTGGCCTCTTTTTTTAGAAACAAAACCTTTGGGTTAATCGTTTCCCTGGGTTGTGGTGTATTACTTATTGTTACCGACTTGTACCTATATGGCTCTGATTATAACAAATATATAGAATCGGATATTATTTTTACAGGCGTAATGTTCATTTTCGCCTGGCTTACCGGAGGTATTGCCAGTATTGAGAAAACAACCAGGAATGTTTTGCTGGATATGGCCAATCGTGATGGTCTATCCGGTGTGTATAATCACAGATATTTTCAAGTTTATCTAAAGACTAGCCTGGAAGAGGCCAAAAAAAACAATGGTTCACTCAGCCTAATTATTTTTGATTTAGACTACTTTAAGTATTATAACGACACCTTCGGTCATATTGCCGGGGATCAGATATTAAAAGATGTCGGTCAAGTATTATCAGAGGAAATTGCCTCTCCGGCCATTGCTGCCCGTTACGGTGGTGATGAATTTTGTATATTGCTGCCGGGTTATAATACAGCCGCTGTCTATTCAACGGCTAAGAAACTAAAAAGTAAAATAGAAAGCTTTGCCTTAAATAATGCCAAGGAACTGCCCACAGGTAAAATGACAGTTTCCATAGGAGTGGCCAACTACCCGGAACACACAAAATCAGGCGAGGATTTATTGGAATTAGCTGACCATGCCCTCTATAAAGCGAAAAAGACTAGCAAAAATAAAATAGAACTGTATTTCAATGTTTTGGATTCACTTAAAACCACCTGCACTCAATCTGAGACGGAATTACTTAGTTCTATAAAAACTCTCTTAAGTATTATTAATGCCAAAGACCGCTATACATACGGTCATTCCGAACGGGTGTTAGAATACGCAACCCTGTTGGCTAAAAATTGTAGTTTATCCGAAGAAGAGGTTAGGTTTATTCAATATGGAGCATATTTACACGATATTGGTAAAATTGAAGTAGATATTGATATCCTAAATTCAACTAATAAACTTACGGAAAGTGAATGGGACATTTTAAAGCAGCACCCATATTGGGGTAGTGAGATTATTCGCCCCATTAAGTCGCTAGATAAGGTAGCCCCTTTTATCTTGCATCACCATGAAAACTATGATGGTACCGGTTATCCTCTGGGTATTAGCGGTGAAGCTATACCACTGGGGGCTAGGATCATTAGAATTGCCGATAGTTTTGATGCTATGGTGACCGATAGACCTTATAAAAAGGGGATGTCACCCCAAGAGGCTTGTAATGAGTTAATGGCCTTAGCAGGAACTCACTATGATCCGGAACTGTGTACTGTCTTTGTCAAACAAATAGAATCACAAGCGGCAAATACCTTGTAG